The following nucleotide sequence is from Parambassis ranga chromosome 21, fParRan2.1, whole genome shotgun sequence.
ACCCTCAGCGGGAGACATGCGGCTCTTAATTCGAGTAAGAGATTACACTTTTAAATCTGTAGCCGACTGTCAGTGTTATTTGTGGAGCGGCTGCGCGGTCATCAGTCGGGCAGGTCTTAGATTAACCCCCGTGTGTTCATTCATTTATGATGAATTAAAGCGGCTCATACAACAGATCAGCTTGGTTATGTTTCATGTGGGGTTTGTAGCTTCACGCAGGCTTCAGTAAGCCGCCCCCTGTCAATGACCTTCCTGAGCAGCACAGAGTATCACACACTACGTGAAACTTTTTCTGAGTTCAAACAGAATGCAGGCGCTCATATTATTCCACAATGAAGTGTTCATGTAGGTTTTCTGTTTGGGTGCTGCTGTGATGCTGTTTCATTTGTAGATGTCATTTCATTGTCCTCCTCAGGCAGGGCTTACGCTGCCCCAGCTGCTCGGGCAGCCCTGGCTAATGGCCGCATAGTGGCTGTTATCGGTGCTGTGGTGGATGTCCAGTTTGACGAAGCCCTGCCTCCCATTCTCAATGCACTGGAGGTGCTTGGCCGTGAGAGCAGGCTGGTGCTGGAGGTGGCACAGCACCTGGGTGAGTGTGATGAAGTAACCCAGGACTGAAGCACTCATTCAAGAAGTCAGTGTTATTCTTATGAATAACACACTGCTGTACCTGTTCATGTGCTTGTCCAGGTGAAAACACAGTGAGGACCATTGCCATGGATGGTACAGAGGGTCTGGTCCGTGGTCAGCAGGTGCTTGACACTGGGGCTCCCATCAGGATTCCTGTGGGTCCCGAGACACTGGGCAGGATTATGAATGTGATCGGAGAACCCATTGACGAGAGGGGTCCAATTAATACAAAACTGTAAGTATCAAGAGGATCATGATGCTGTCAGTACACTGTAACTGTCCTGCCTGCTATGTGGCccctttttaattttaaatctGGATGACgtgtgaaaatgtgcatcatatCACCAGCCTTATTCTTATAGTGACTGACTTAATCTGTCATTGTCTTGCAGGACTGCTCCTATTCATGCTGAAGCCCCTGAGTTCACCGACATGAGTGTGGAGCAGGAGATCCTGGTGACTGGCATCAAAGTGGTAGATCTGCTGGCACCGTATGCCAAGGGTGGAAAGATCGGTTTGTAAACTACTCTATAACCTTTAATAGACTTAAAGTTATCATGATGATTAATGATTCTACATGCTGTAATCCTGCAGGTCTGTTTGGCGGCGCCGGTGTGGGCAAGACTGTATTGATCATGGAGCTGATCAACAATGTGGCCAAAGCTCATGGTGGTTATTCTGTGTTTGCCGGAGTGGGAGAAAGAACCCGTGAGGGGAATGACTTGTACCACGAGATGATCGAGTCTGGTGTCATCAACCTGAAGGACACCACATCAAAGGTGACATCCTCAATCAGTTAAGTAGGAGAGAAAGATCCATGCATATGCAGGCTTTAATAATGCGTTTGCGtaatgtgtttctttgtgcTCTAAGGTGGCGTTGGTGTACGGGCAGATGAACGAGCCTCCAGGTGCTCGTGCCAGAGTTGCTCTCACTGGTCTGACTGTTGCTGAATACTTCCGTGACCAGGAGGGACAGGATGTACTTCTCTTCATCGACAACATCTTCAGGTTTACCCAGGCTGGATCAGAGGTGTGAAATCCCACTTACTTTTGTCAGTATTTGGCTTTTAAGTCTtttgtcttaaaggtagggtaggagattttgaaaactcagtgagagccagccagattttgaaagtaaactcacgcccctttctctcggagctcaccccaaagccacgcctcccaatcacatggacgcgcattacctgaagatgagctgtagtctgtgacttcagccatcatgcagagcaggaagagagtgacaaccagccaatactccgcgcagggtccacccggaggattggctgatgtttttagcgttttatagcttccacagatgattaatattcttcgttttaatgccaaactgccgaactaatcggttgctatcggattgtaaagagaagttacactaatttaacaaaaagtgcatcagaatgaaatctcctaccctacctttaatatttatgtttatatccCTCAGGTGTCTGCCCTGCTCGGTCGTATCCCCTCTGCTGTGGGTTACCAGCCAACGTTGGCCACTGATATGGGTACTATGCAGGAGAGAATTACCACCACTAAGAAGGGCTCCATTACCTCAGTGCaagtgagaaaaacaacatgctaATAAAAATTCAGCATATGCTCATTTTCTGATTTTAACTTGTTCATCATGTTACAGGCTATCTATGTGCCTGCTGATGACCTTACTGACCCTGCTCCAGCCACCACCTTTGCTCACTTGGATGCTACAACTGTCCTTTCCCGTGCTATAGCTGAGCTGGGTATCTATCCCGCTGTGGACCCTCTGGATTCCACTTCCCGCATCATGGACCCTAACATTGTTGGGGCTGAACACTATGATGTTGCTCGAGGTGTGCAGAAGATTCTTCAGGCAAGTCAACAATGAAACTGTCTATAAATGTCCTGTTTCCAAAAACAAACCGAGGCGTAAcagctgtttcttcttcttgtagGACTATAAATCACTGCAGGACATCATTGCTATCTTAGGTATGGATGAATtgtctgaggaggacaaacTGACTGTAGCTCGTGCCCGCAAGATCCAGCGCTTCCTGTCTCAGCCGTTCCAGGTTGCTGAGGTCTTTACGGGCCATTTGGGCAAGCTTGTCCCACTGAAGGAAACCATCAAAGGCTTCAAAAGCATTCTAGCAGGTAAATGTTGCACTGGAAGAGGATGAGGGCATTTGAAGTCAACCCAAATGACTTTTAATGATGTTTACCTTTTCCTGTCTACAAGGTGAATATGATGCCCTGCCAGAGCAGGCTTTCTACATGGTGGGTCCTATTGAAGAAGTGGTCCAAAAGGCTGAGAAGCTGGCCGAGGAACATTCATAAATGATCTGTCAGTGAGTCAGAACAGATTTCTACCAGACATTTGTACAGTATAACTTCTAATTGAAGAACCTAACGTGTCATgctatgtatgtgtgttgtggTTCCGTTTTTCTGGAAATTGAAGATGAAATTAAAATTGTGATATATAAACATTTTCTCATGTTTTTTAATGTCAGAAAGACACAATGATAAGGCacatattaagattaagattaggattaactTTTTTAAACCCCGTGGGGAAATTGAGTTCAATATGTATCACTATAATTTCATATGGCGGAGTCTCTTATTTAGCTCCCTCTCCTGTGTGAGGAGGTTGGCACTGTGCTCCTTGAAGGCATTAAAGTCctgtaaaaaacaataaaatgttaaatatgcTTTCAGTCCTTTGTGTCCATGTTGATTAAGTGCAGCTGTCAACAAACCTTTTGAAGCTTTTGAAACTTGATTGTGGCTTCATCAAGAGCAGATTGAAGAGACTTAACTCTTAAATTGGCGTTGACTGTTTGTGCTTCCTGTTCAAACCTGAAGAAAGTCGCATATATGTGCTTTACATgttaaacacagcagagcaacAGAAAGCCTGCTGGTACACACTGTACCTGTCTTCGGCTCTGATCCGggcttttctctcttctttcaaCTTAGATTCCAGCTGCTGGATTTGCTGTTGTTTCTCCTGTATTTCAAAACAGTTTGCATGTAAATGAAAGGATtgtttcactctgtgtgtgtgattctacTTTTGCTCACCTGTATTTCTTTGCCTCTTTCCATAGAAAGCTCCAATAATCTGTCCTTATCTTTGCTGATGCTTGTTATGCTTTCCCTCATGCTGATTTCCAACAAAGCGTATTGTTCCTTAGCTTCTTGTAGCTTCAGCTTAAAATCACTCAGCTGATTAAGCTGCGATGCCTCCTTGGCTTTATAGTGAGTTTCTTGTTCCTGGTGTTTTGTCTTGTATGTGTCTAATTTCTTCCTGACATGGGGATGTAGAAATTTAGCTTGACACACATCACAACTAACAGTCAGCATCATTGGTaaatttgaaaaacaaaacaaacttacCAGTATTCATTTTCCTTGTTTGTGTATTTCTCAGTTAGCAGTTTCATTTCTTCAGTGAGCTTTTGAATGTGTACTTCTTGGTTGTGTAACTTTTGGGAAAAAAGTGAGTCATTTTCTGACCGCAGCTGTTTATTTTCCTCCTTCAGCTGAGCATTATGATTTTTGTGCTCCTCCATGAAAGCAATAATTGCCTCATTGTTGTCTGATAAATCAAAAAATCTTTGCGCTAACGTTTCTGCTCTCTTTCGCTCACTTTCCAGCTCTTTCCTGCAGTGTGTCGCTTGGTCCTCGAGCTCTGTGTTGATTTTCTGCAGCGCTTGACATCGAAGAAGCGTCTTATCTGCTCTCTGCTTCAGTATGCAGATCAAGTTTGACTGTTCATCTATTCTGGATCGCAGCATCTTTCTGTCTGTTATATCCTCTGTAGTGAGACTTGGAAGATACTCCAGTGACTTCTGAATACAGTTCATATGCTGGAAGGGAAAAGGCAGAAGATCCTTTGTTAAAGAATAACTTCTCTCACACTGACACTGGTTCTATCTGGCTTCCTGACAAAATTGGGTTTTCCTCACTAGCTGTTATCAAGGATGTGCTCTTGGAGGAATTGCTGGTTTTCTCTCTGTGCATTATTAAGGTCTTTTACTGAGTACAATGACATGACATGTTATGATGAGGTGCTGcagaaataaaactgaatgCAATAGTAGTTCTCAGTGAAAGGCCTGTGCTAGAGGCCGGTATAAAGAGTTGTAATAACTGTAATGGGGCAAAGAAATAAACCAAGATGGATAATTTAATCAGAGGTCTTCAGGAATGTAGAGAGCAGCCACTTATGGATTTTTGTGTCAAATACTAATTTCAGGATTTACTTCAATGCCTTTCTCAAACtggttattttaatatttaccCTGAAGTTAGTTAGGTTGACAGTAGTCGTGCTGCACTCACTGACAGTCTTCACTTTGATATGAAACACAGGATAAATTGGGCGTTTATTTTAGTTTCAAGGCAGAAGCAGTGCTTGAGTCCATTATCTCTTATATTCTGAACTGGAATAGACTAATTAGTCTACACTTCAGTAGACTAATTACAGTACTACAACATGATTATTTCCTGTAATGTGCACAAAATTATACAAACCTCCTCTACAGCGCTGCACACCGCCTTCCTTAGGTTTTCTGCATCTGGAGTCGCCATGGCCAGTAAGAAAGCAACACAAGCAATGAGTAGAAGAAAAGATTTTCTTTGACGCTTGGTCCTATTAATCGGTGAAGTCGACTGAATGTTGCTCGGTCTCCAATAGCAACCTCTGAGGCTCCGGCTGTGATTTAGCGGCAGGTGGACTGCAGTACACCAGCTCTGCCGCACGATAGCGCCGCTGAGCTTCTTATGAGCCTCCTGCACAGCGAGGCCATGAACCATCTGTTTGAACCATCTGTTTAAaccacagtggggaaaaaaggcaGTCGTTTttatcacattattattattattattattactttttaaATACATCGCGTTATGTGCCCTTTTTTAAACTATCGCCACGTGTggaataataattattattcacATAGATTTGTGGCCCTAGATAATAAGCTGATTGCATTCTAAGTCTGTGAAGGGTTAACATGATTGCATTTTAAGTCTGTATAGGGTTAACCTGAAAAGACTGTCCACACGGTTCCTTCCTTGAGCCCGACACAGACGCTTTAGGGATTTGCCCGGGCCTTCATGGCGTCCTGTAAGACTTTTCGTAGttgtataaatgtattttattaacaCCCCCCTCACCCACTATGTTTTCCCCAAACAGCCGTAGGAGTCCTTCTTAATTCTCAAGCGTGGGTCAACATGACAGTGATGGCCCGCTGAGAGTGAAAAATCACTGGCACTGAGAGGACTAGTCGGACCTGCATGGCATTATGCAGATTCCAGGGCAGAGGGATTTATCCGGAGGGCCGAGGCTGGGTTGGGGGAGCGGCTGTCCTGGCCTTTGTGCACGCCCCTTTTCATCAACTAGCGCTCCaagaaagacagaggaaagCAACAGCATCCCAGCCCCAGTCCTTACAGCTCCTCCATCTGCACAGCGGAGCTGGACGGACCAGCCAGGATGTGGAGAGCACTGCTGCTTAAACTCTTTCTGGTCTTCTTTTGTTGTATTAGATGGTGCCAAACTGAGGGTAAGTAGTTTATTTcaattctatatatatatatatatatatatatatttatatttaaaaatgaaccCTGTCCACACAGGCTAGCAGGTGAACGGTTCACTGAGgaactgcagagctgctgttgtCCCAGTGATTCACTTGTTGCTCATCAAAACAACACAGGAGAACTGAGGCTGAATTTAAGACCTATAAAGTGTCTAAACTGGTCGTTGCAGTTCATATTTGGTGATAAATCTAAtcaacacatgcaaacaaattGATGTTGATGATCAAAACAAGTCACAGTTTTAACAGAAGTGCACAACACCTTTCAGTATTTTTGTTGTGGCCGCTGAGTGAAGTAATTCTGTCCAAATGTTTTAGCACATAGTATTACTTTAAAGGTTGAGCACAAAGCCCTCCTCAGACAGAATGGAA
It contains:
- the LOC114426249 gene encoding ATP synthase subunit beta, mitochondrial-like, whose translation is MLGAVGRCCSGALQALKPGVSSLKTLSGRHAALNSSRAYAAPAARAALANGRIVAVIGAVVDVQFDEALPPILNALEVLGRESRLVLEVAQHLGENTVRTIAMDGTEGLVRGQQVLDTGAPIRIPVGPETLGRIMNVIGEPIDERGPINTKLTAPIHAEAPEFTDMSVEQEILVTGIKVVDLLAPYAKGGKIGLFGGAGVGKTVLIMELINNVAKAHGGYSVFAGVGERTREGNDLYHEMIESGVINLKDTTSKVALVYGQMNEPPGARARVALTGLTVAEYFRDQEGQDVLLFIDNIFRFTQAGSEVSALLGRIPSAVGYQPTLATDMGTMQERITTTKKGSITSVQAIYVPADDLTDPAPATTFAHLDATTVLSRAIAELGIYPAVDPLDSTSRIMDPNIVGAEHYDVARGVQKILQDYKSLQDIIAILGMDELSEEDKLTVARARKIQRFLSQPFQVAEVFTGHLGKLVPLKETIKGFKSILAGEYDALPEQAFYMVGPIEEVVQKAEKLAEEHS
- the zgc:172182 gene encoding coiled-coil domain-containing protein 89 is translated as MATPDAENLRKAVCSAVEEHMNCIQKSLEYLPSLTTEDITDRKMLRSRIDEQSNLICILKQRADKTLLRCQALQKINTELEDQATHCRKELESERKRAETLAQRFFDLSDNNEAIIAFMEEHKNHNAQLKEENKQLRSENDSLFSQKLHNQEVHIQKLTEEMKLLTEKYTNKENEYWKKLDTYKTKHQEQETHYKAKEASQLNQLSDFKLKLQEAKEQYALLEISMRESITSISKDKDRLLELSMERGKEIQEKQQQIQQLESKLKEERKARIRAEDRFEQEAQTVNANLRVKSLQSALDEATIKFQKLQKDFNAFKEHSANLLTQERELNKRLRHMKL